The genome window GGTTTCAGCTCACCGGGCAGGTCGTCGAAGACGTTCTTGGGGAGGGTGGGGACCAGGTTTTCCGTTCCGCCGGTCTCGTCCACCAGGATCCGGCGGTCTTCTGAACCGGGCCTCAGCACGTTCAGGTTCAGCCACCAGGGCGCATAGCGTACCACGACGGCCACGCGGGGATCCGGCGAGTTGTTGGCGGCCGTCGAATGCCAGAGCCGGCTGTCCATGACGAGGACGCTTCCCGCCTCGCCGGTTACGTTCAGCTCGTTCGGATGGGGTTCGTCGGGAGACACCCCGTTGTTGCCGGTGGGATTGTTGTTCATGCGGTGGCTGCCCGGTACGATGAGCGTGCCCCCGTTTTCGCCGGTGAAGGAGGAGAGCATCCAGATGGTCGTGAGGTGCATGACCGCGTCAGGGTACGGAGCGGGCACATGTCCCGCGTTCCGCTGGTTGAAGGGCCAGTCCGCGTGCCAGCCCCCGCGGTCGTTTCCGGGCTCGTTGATCGTGGCCGTGGTGAAGGAGATGCGGAAATGGCGTCCGAGCAGCGCGCCGGCCAGGTCGAGTAGCCG of Gemmatimonadota bacterium contains these proteins:
- a CDS encoding phytanoyl-CoA dioxygenase family protein — translated: MTLDQQILAMQMDGWCVLKNVIPEDRLDEVRDRVIASTNRHRNPDAPANIGHVSGFLKYDQSLAPWLADRRLLDLAGALLGRHFRISFTTATINEPGNDRGGWHADWPFNQRNAGHVPAPYPDAVMHLTTIWMLSSFTGENGGTLIVPGSHRMNNNPTGNNGVSPDEPHPNELNVTGEAGSVLVMDSRLWHSTAANNSPDPRVAVVVRYAPWWLNLNVLRPGSEDRRILVDETGGTENLVPTLPKNVFDDLPGELKPLVSHWVE